cttaaaaaagTCTATTTTTTTTGCTCACTCCTCTTTTAAGTGACTCTTTTTAgttagtataataataattttagtccaaaaattttataatttttcccaatttaacctgagttctatataaaaattataaaaaaaccttacaattataaaaaaatttaaaaattctatatataaaatctaaaaaaaataaaatctctaaAATGTTGTTTTAGTTGGTATAATAACACTTATATACATACGAATTAGTAGCAAGGTAAATTTCAACCTGAGCTTTTAAGTTGAACACTTAGGGCCCGTTCTTCATTCCATTTGAGATGGACTTATGCACAATTAAGtgcttttttttccaaaaacagcAAAGAACAGCTAACAGTGGCAAACTTTTTTTGACTTAAATTAAATGCTTTTGGCCAGTTCCAAAAGCAGGAAAAATTGGCTTTTCTTAGCCAAAAAGCACTTTTGActattaatttacctttttaatcTTACTATTTCTACAcgttatgttttctatgttatattaatatctaatatgagttttacaaatatgttaaaagcattaattaaaaataaaaaataatttttaaaataatacaattgtttcaatatttaattacaaatatttaattattatatttaaatatttaaatatagtttatatattctaattaaatttaataaataattaatattaattacttaaaaatatttaaaattaatattatatattaaaatattaacaataagttataataaattattttttatatttttgctaaaatatcataatattaactaatttaaatagtatttaaatatatatttgttactttataatatcatgtctaaaatggacattttacttcttaaaagtattttttgacaacaataccaaacacttaaatttttcaaaagcacttctcaaaagtatttttccatagcacttctcaaaagcaattttcaaaagcattgccaaactGACCCTACATATCTATCATAGCTTTTATCTGAAATCTACGcgtaaaaataaacaaattcgtATGTTGAATAAAGTATACTCAATGGTGCTAACACAATtcgaattaaattataaatataataaaatcaaatatacaactatttagtaaaattattcataataacAACAACGATTTTAAGAATAACATTATTGATACATATACATTTGGAAATTATTTAACCATTAATGGCTTCATACCATTCatcattaaatcatatatttgtCAACATTTTGCTTGCTTTCATGTAACTTAGTTTCGATGCACTCTTAAGGCatttacatttattttatcatatCCTAATCATGTTGTATATTAACATTAATATCTCATTTAAGTTACATATATGATCAACAtgtgatttttacattttaatctaTATTAACCAAATCTGATATAAGAACGGATATATAGATTAGTGCAACATCATATCGAAGTGCTAATTGGGTATAAATGCACTGATTCCACCAATCACACTAGAATACGCTTGTAGCCCCAAGGTATTTGAGATGGTGATACGTTCTCGACCCTAGGATATTAGAGAATTATCACAATATATACACGCATAGCACTGAGTCTCACACCTATCAATACAAACCCAATAGCATACCACTTATACATGTAATTCTATCTGACAATGTTAATAAAGTAATATTTCGTAATTAAGTATTGTATATCATCAAGTAAACATATACAATTACAATCAATCCAATAAATTATCATAATTCACATATTTAGGTATTGTATAAAACCGTCGAAGAATAACTTCGCTGGCAACCCCTGACCCTCAACAGTCCTCTTTTAGCAAAAAGGCTCTTTGAAAACATGAAAAGCCTCCATGGCGGCCACCTGTTTAACAGTTGAGCAATCAAACACCACCCCCACTAAACTGCCTTTCTCATTCCATTCGTCGGCCAATTTTCGAGCTTGAGGAGGACCCTTTTTTTGGGAATAATAATGCTTGGCCTCGGATAGGCTTTTCGCTTCCACAGTTTGACAGTAGAGGCTTTCTAAGTGGCGTCAACTTTGCGCTTGGCTCATTTTTGAACTATGTCAGTCGCTCAAGCTCGAAGACTAGTCCATTCGCTATACGGATAACAACATTGTCTTTGTGAGTCCATGTTGGCTCCTGTTTTGTATGATGTATACGAGGATTCACATTGTTTCAGGTTTGCAGTGACAATTCCATAAATAGGAAAGCAACGTGGATTGATAAAGATTCATTCCAACAAAGTGATTGATAGTTGCTAGCTATTACATGGGCTTAAACCCTCTCTTCTGCTCCCTCCCAATGTTCAATGATGGAGGCTtttaattcgagtgtcgaatcttTATGAATTAGGGCTTTAAGTTGATTGGCTATTAGAGCCTTATTTTGTTGTGATCAGAGCTTTAGCTCTAGTTTATTATACCAAACCTGTTACAAATTTGTCTGACTTCAAATTAagtacaaacaataaaatttgaaatcaaattatttCTAACCAACTTACCTTAAAACTATCCCAAGTTCTAAACACATCCAATCCACCTCGTCCAGTCGTCCTTGAAAACGCCAGACACACGAAACGCAATCCAAGCCTTAGAATGCCCAAATTGTTTCAAAATGCCCAAACCAACAATAAAAACTTCTTTGGATTCTGATTTTTCTCAGCACCTTCTTGGATCCAAGTCTTAACTGAACCCCTCCAAAATCCCTCATGTTTCGTAGATTCTGCACCTCTCTCTTTCATGGCAAACAGCTCCCACTTCCCCTCCCCTTCCCCCTAAAACCCACTTTTTCAACACCCCGAACTCTTCCCAAAGGACTCTTTTTCACTTCTGCCATCAAAATGGCTGATACCCAGAAGTTTCGTTCTTTTCCCTCCCTTGAAAAAGCCTCAAAACCAGAGTTACTTCGTGCTTTGGAGTCTTCTTTAGGAATATCTTTCAGCTCTAACTCTATTTGCCCCTCCCCAAATCCTTTAATCATTGTTATAAGTGGTCCGAGTGGGGTAGGCAAAGATGCAGTCATCAAAAGATTGAGAGAAGTTAGGGAGAATCTTCATTTTGTTGTTACTGCTACAAGCAGAGGAATGAGACCTGGTGAAGTTAATGGTAAGGATTACTTTTTTGTGTCAAAGGATGAGTTTTTATCAATGGTTGAAAAAGATGAGCTTTTGGAGTATGCTTTAGTTTACGGTGATTATAAAGGAATACCCAAGAAGCAAATAAGGGATTTTATGGCAAAAGGGTGTGATATTGTGTTGAGAGTGGACATTCAAGGAGCTGAAACATTGAGGAAGGTTCTTGGGGATTCTGGGGTGTTCATTTTTCTGGTGGCTGAGAGTGAGCTTGCTCTTGTTGAGAGGCTGATCGACAGGAAGACTGAGAGTGAGGAGGAATTGCTTGTTAGGATTGCTACTGCTAGAGAAGAGGTGAAGCGTGTTAAGAGATTTGATTATGTTGTTGTTAATGCTAAAGGGAAGCTTGAGGAGGCTGTAGATTTGGTGGGGTCTATCATTGATGCTGAGAAGGCTAAGGTTAGGCAAAGGGAGCCAATCATTTGAGGTTTTTCTTGTGAAGGGTTCTCGGTTTGGTATTTTTGAGGtagttttttatttgtttgtctAACTTTGTGTTACTGGGAATTTGTTAATTTGAATAAAGACTAGTTACTTGTTTCATGATGATACTAGATTAGGGATTATTTCTGTTTTTTAAAGTGCATGATGCTGAGATAGATATTGTTGGGTGCAGGATAACTATGCATTTAAGCAGGTACTGTGAAGAATTGCACTTTTGGCTAGAGTTTTCTTTATTCATTGTTACATCTAGACGATTTTAGAGGAAACAGCCTAAAACTTTTAGTGTTCGTGTTCTGCTTAACATGTCTTTTGAAGCCTTGTCATCTTTAGTTCCATCGTTTATTCCAGGGGGATACCTGGTCATCCATGTACTTTTTGTTATATTCTCATGTGTCATAACCATGTTtaagatattatatatttatatatctttttctATGACAGTAATtcgttttatataattttttatgtttgcttatttGTGTCATGTTGGTGCTGTTTTTTCATGTcgtatttttgctatttttctaGTGTGTAATCTTGTCACGTCCAAAGTTGCACTCTCTAGAGTGCACAATTTTGTGGTCACTAGCTTGTTTTATCTGGACTTTTAAGCGTTTATTCTGAAAATTTCAATTCTTATGTTGTTAATTAGCTGATAGAATGATACTAGATCTATTGTGTCGGAGTTATATCTGGCTATCTTCTTCTGGATTAAGATCTTTGTAGCCAACTTGATATTAAAAAGTTCAAATTCAAGTTGTTGTTATAAGGTTTTTTCTGAGGTGAATTTCTTGTTGGAGTTGAATTGCTGTTTATGTTACCTGGACTCATGGGTATGTGTCTAATATGGTCGTGCTcaagtttttctatgttttctgtCTGTGGAGGATCATACTCTAATATATACCCAAATACATGTAGGACACAAGTCTGGGATATGAGTCCAGATTAAAAAACTACTTTCAATAATCTAGTAATTATCAATTGCTTTTCCTTTAGCCATCTTTTCACATTTAACTGCATGATTGAATTTTTGCTATGCATTCACTGAATGTGTTGTTCCTGACTCAATGTTTTCCTTCAACTCAATAAAGTATATCAGTTTAATCATGTGTTAACGCATACAACTTTCTAAAGGTTGCACACTTTCGAAAGAATGGTATAGGTGGTTGAATTAGGTGATTCAAGtcaataaaatttaacattactCTGAATTCTGCAGTTGAGTGTTATGGCACCGTTTTGAACTTAGCCCTTTCCTCGTCACCTGACAAGAATGCTGAATGACACAATTGAACACAGTCCACAGCCTGATTTCCCTTTTCCTGATTGTGCTGTTAGATGGTActggttttctttttctctataTGAATTGCTTGCTTTGGTCTTCTTTTAACGTTTTGTTTTCATTTGGAGCTGCATTTGAAGTGATTGTATCAACGATGCACTTCTCATTTCCCTCTTGCACTCTGTTAAGTAACAAATCACTCATGTTGTTGGTTGATTTCATGAGTTTTTCCATATTCTCAAATGATCACTCATCATTGTTTGGACTTTGAGGCATCAATGATATCAAGACAGGTTATTTTGAGTCATTAACTTTGTATTTTGTGGATTCTCACCCAAATCTAAACCTACATTACTCAAACTCGGTATggttagaaattttttaaaggttttcaTGTATTCAGGATCCTTGGAGGTCATATCCTTGTATCCATACGTCTGATATAAGTATCAGATACATgtacttaagaaaaaaaaaaccaaagcagCATAGGTGGGAAACTAAGATTCTGTAAAGTTTCTTACTTTGATCCTGTCTCTTTGCTGTTTGTCTCTCTCTTAAAAGGGATGTATATTGGATTATTAGTAACTCGCTCTTTTTCTCTGGTTTCTCATAAATCTCAATTGGGTAataatttaactttaaatattCTATATACAAGAGACACATATGTTAATGCTTAAAGTTTTCTTTTTCACCATCAGGTTTTCCTAAACATTACCAGTGGAAACAAGAAATTGGGTTCGATAATTCTAATTGAAGTGGTAAAGGGATTTATAAGTGAACCACAAGACGTTaccttaaaaaagaaaaattaaaaattagttttttttttcaagatttatATTGATGTACTGTTACACTAacaatgaataatgtgatgtCATTTGTCAAAAATTTTTATCGACTGAAACTATCAATCTATAAGTTTATACATTATAATGTATCAAATACAAATGATGTGCTATTTATGGACAGTTAGTGGACCAAACACAAATTGATATACAAAATAGAAGAAACACACGATAAAATAAAATCTAGCCAACAACTTCCCTGGAAATATGACGGAAACACAAGAGAGAAAGTACCATATTTGAGCCGCAGAGAAGTTATGAGAATAGAGAAAGCAATGCAGAGTATGTCTCTTCAACAATGGTGGTTGGAGAACAAGAAAATAAACTAACATTCTTTGCTCCCGTGCTTTCAATCATTGAGAAAGTCAACTGTAGTTCCATTTCTAATGCTGGAGAAATAACAGCAGTGAGTTAGATGATAAATCACAAGTTGGAAGATGGAATCATACAACTCAGACATGGAGAAACAATATGCTGTTCGCATTCTGCTTAAAATATCCTTTAAAGCCTtgttatatagattttttttcatgtttatttattcACATTATGTTCGTGTTATTTTTTCGTATTGTGTCGTGTAGCCGTATTGCTCTATCTCTAGAGTGCACATGTGGTTACCAGCTTGTTTTATCTTAGACAAAGTGAACTTTTAAGTGTTTATGCTAAAATTTTCACTTGTTAACTAGTTGATAGAATGATACTTGatcttttattgttttatattttccATCTTTTATTCTCTCTCTATAAGCACCATACATCTATTACAGCCAATCTCTTTTATATAATTACTGCTACGCTGGTTTAATAAAGATACAAATTATTCACCACAAGTTGTTTACATTTGTAGCTGctgatttaattatgaattaataaaaaaaaaccagaATGATTCTTGTTTTCTTGTAAAAAAGTAAACACCCATCTGTCATCGTGCTATTGGATTAAACAAAGAACAAACAAATAGCCGGGCACAAGGGACTTTAGAGAAATCATTGGCCCTAATAAACAGCTTTGGAATTTTGAGTAATGTATATACATCGGTGTCAGCTCCATGGCCACTAGATCCAAGATTTTGAAGATTAAACCAAGGGAAGTTGGATATGTGCATAAGTTGACACAGATTCCATCCTTATCAGTGGTCCCAAAAGTGCAAATGCATGCCAACGTTGTCATCCCCTCTTTTATCAACCACCACAACAGACTTTGATCCTCCAAGCTTTGAGAGTTGATGATGATTGGACTTTGAAACAGATtgcaaaacatatataattttttaattaattcggTGCTTAATTAAGAATTTCAAGCTGGTTTATACAGTAATTTCATTGCTGTTTCTTGTTCTAAAATTTGCAACAAGTGCATGTGACAAGAATCACTGTCGTAAATGAGCATTGGAATCATCATATTTTAAGCTCTCAAATggcaattaaaaaaatgaaaaaaagttgAGTCTATCAGGTATATCCGTGGAAGTTGAGGTTGAGAATTGATAGAAAAAGGCAGAGAGAGAAAATACCTTATCTGAAAGTTTTCGTTTTCGAGTGTAGTCCAAGGCAGCATTTGCTTCTCTGGTGGCATTAAAGAGACCAAAAACTAATTTTCCTCCACTCATAAACACCACCCCTATCTGCTTTGCAAAAGCCAACAATTCCTTTTCTCTCTATTAacctctttattattattattatttgcacCATAAAATAATCATTCTTGGTCTTTCACTATACATCTACAGACAATCCCACACCAGCAAGACATAGTTTCCGGTTCCGGTCAGACCCATTTCAGGCCATATCCTAGGTTTGTTCCCTGTGAATCTCATTGTCAAgtcattttattcttttattagtGTTTTTCATTGGGGTTCACTATTCACAAAGTAACAAGGGTTTTTAGGCTTTGACGGCTTAAATACTTGTGCTTCACGTTACGGTAATAAGTGCCATCAATTCATCCTAATAACATCTATTAAAATTTCCAACTTCATAAATGATATGAAACTGAGGTCAGGTCGATATTTATAGAGAAATAAAAGTGATACTTACAGATCATCTATTAAATGAGATTGTTGGTGAAATTCAAATCTTGATTCTTATTGGAATACTAATGAGTATTCAACTAACTAAACTGATCCTATTGGAAACAATATGCCATTACTGTTATAGATGAAAATCTTAAACATGTTCTTGATCAATTagtgtgtttttttatttctcaatgttagaattgagtgacctgaatacttattaaaataaaatataagagtaaaataaaataaaagtaaaattcatatagaattatacttattttattttattttagaataaggttttatAACATTATTACACTTAAGGTGTTTCAAGCTTACTACTCTCCGATTAAAATATGGT
This window of the Gossypium hirsutum isolate 1008001.06 chromosome A09, Gossypium_hirsutum_v2.1, whole genome shotgun sequence genome carries:
- the LOC107935211 gene encoding guanylate kinase 3, chloroplastic; translation: MFRRFCTSLFHGKQLPLPLPFPLKPTFSTPRTLPKGLFFTSAIKMADTQKFRSFPSLEKASKPELLRALESSLGISFSSNSICPSPNPLIIVISGPSGVGKDAVIKRLREVRENLHFVVTATSRGMRPGEVNGKDYFFVSKDEFLSMVEKDELLEYALVYGDYKGIPKKQIRDFMAKGCDIVLRVDIQGAETLRKVLGDSGVFIFLVAESELALVERLIDRKTESEEELLVRIATAREEVKRVKRFDYVVVNAKGKLEEAVDLVGSIIDAEKAKVRQREPII